From the genome of Sporomusa sphaeroides DSM 2875:
ATTGTTATCGGTCCTGAGGCAAGAGGATTTGCGGTTGGTGCTCCTGTCGCGTATGTCTTGGGAGCCGGTTTTGTGCCTGTTCGTAAACCAGGTAAACTGCCGGCAGAAATCGTAAGCTATGAGTATTCTTTAGAGTATGGTAAAGGTTCTTTGGAAATTCATAAAGATGCTATTGTACCAGGGAGCCGGGTACTAATTGTTGACGATTTGCTGGCAACAGGCGGTACTACTCTGGCAACCATTAAAATGGTAGAACAATTAGGTGGTACGATTGTAGGTCTGGCTTTTCTGGTCGAATTATCTTTCTTAAATGGCCGTCAAGTGTTGACCGGTTATGATATTGGTTCACTGATTCAGTATTAACAGTAATAAATCCGGTTGTCTGTAGCAGCAGTAAGAGGTGAGACATGGGTAACGATGCACAAGGAAAAAGGACTATAAAGCCTACGCTTGAAAATATACTTGCCAAGATCAAAGTTTACCAGCCTGATGCGCCGTTGCCGCTGGTTGAAAAAGCCTATCAAATGGCTCATGATGCACATGAAGGGCAGCTTAGGGTATCTGGAGACGAATA
Proteins encoded in this window:
- a CDS encoding adenine phosphoribosyltransferase, whose amino-acid sequence is MDLQEKIRNIPDFPQPGIQFKDITTLLKDGKAFRLAIDRLAEPYKQQPIDIVIGPEARGFAVGAPVAYVLGAGFVPVRKPGKLPAEIVSYEYSLEYGKGSLEIHKDAIVPGSRVLIVDDLLATGGTTLATIKMVEQLGGTIVGLAFLVELSFLNGRQVLTGYDIGSLIQY